A genomic stretch from Candidatus Amarolinea dominans includes:
- a CDS encoding CofH family radical SAM protein, translating into MNINDILAKAAQGERLTPAEGLILYQDGDPEATMAVAHQLRLARTTPGQVTYLVDRNINYTNACTTDCQFCSFYRVPGHPEVYVRTKAEIGEKIEELIAWGGTRILMQGGHNPDLRIEWYEEMLRWLKTTYPEIELDCFSPSEIEAIAKIEGMTMAQVLQRLQAAGLDGLPGGGGEILDDEVRKRITPKKTRTAEWLEAMRIAQRLDMTTSATMVIGFGETLQNRINSLTNLRNLQAESLAAHGNGFTAFIMWTAQLSTTNSLGRSRHRAKYGANYDEYLHTNAVARIYLDNFQNFQASWPTQGLETARRALYAGANDFGSTMLEENVVSAANAYTEENPRMTIYDLHAQIRQAGFTPAQRDSRYRLVRTFDRAYSETELAPTPIPSRLGALTRSDFVPVAVLA; encoded by the coding sequence ATGAACATAAATGATATTTTGGCGAAGGCGGCGCAAGGCGAGCGCCTGACGCCCGCAGAAGGGTTGATCCTGTACCAGGACGGCGATCCGGAGGCGACGATGGCTGTGGCGCATCAACTGCGCCTGGCGCGCACCACGCCCGGTCAGGTGACCTACCTGGTGGATCGCAACATCAACTACACCAACGCGTGTACGACCGACTGCCAGTTCTGTTCGTTCTACCGCGTGCCGGGGCATCCCGAAGTCTACGTGCGCACGAAGGCCGAGATTGGCGAAAAGATCGAAGAACTGATCGCCTGGGGCGGCACGCGCATCCTGATGCAGGGCGGGCACAATCCCGACCTGCGCATCGAGTGGTACGAGGAGATGCTGCGCTGGTTGAAAACCACCTATCCCGAAATCGAGCTGGACTGCTTCAGTCCGTCGGAGATCGAGGCGATTGCCAAAATCGAAGGGATGACGATGGCGCAGGTGCTGCAACGCCTGCAGGCGGCCGGTCTCGATGGCCTGCCGGGCGGCGGCGGCGAAATCCTGGACGATGAGGTGCGCAAGCGCATCACCCCCAAGAAGACCCGGACGGCGGAGTGGCTGGAGGCCATGCGCATCGCGCAGCGCCTGGACATGACCACCTCGGCCACGATGGTCATCGGCTTTGGGGAGACGCTGCAAAACCGCATCAACTCGCTGACCAACCTGCGCAATCTGCAGGCGGAGAGCCTGGCGGCGCACGGGAATGGCTTCACCGCGTTCATCATGTGGACGGCGCAGCTCAGCACAACCAACAGCCTGGGCCGCAGCCGCCATCGGGCCAAATACGGTGCGAACTATGACGAATATCTGCACACCAACGCCGTGGCGCGCATCTACCTGGACAATTTCCAGAACTTCCAGGCCAGTTGGCCGACGCAAGGGCTGGAAACGGCGCGCCGCGCGCTCTACGCTGGCGCCAATGACTTTGGCAGCACCATGCTGGAAGAAAATGTGGTCAGCGCGGCCAACGCCTACACCGAAGAAAACCCGCGCATGACCATCTACGACCTGCATGCGCAGATTCGCCAGGCCGGCTTCACCCCCGCGCAGCGCGACAGCCGTTATCGCCTGGTGCGCACGTTCGATCGGGCCTACAGCGAGACCGAGCTGGCGCCCACACCGATTCCTTCCCGGCTTGGGGCGTTGACGCGGTCAGATTTCGTTCCAGTGGCCGTGCTGGCCTGA